A single genomic interval of Lathyrus oleraceus cultivar Zhongwan6 chromosome 7, CAAS_Psat_ZW6_1.0, whole genome shotgun sequence harbors:
- the LOC127105271 gene encoding general transcription and DNA repair factor IIH subunit TFB2 isoform X1 encodes MPEVRIIAKNFMDMVASMPAMKLDKLYENGFICEAILRSLPPLAKKYVLQLLHIDGAVLARLFAEWVLPDGLSKHKVAIDRLVQLRLFVEALDSRKNEKTYKLNSTYQRSLQQLLVHGGTLPRESMPSNITVRLPTLEDLETYALEQWECFLLQLISPSHADKTLNISSSLMKVFQRRLLSQRDREAPKLTESGFQFLLMDTNAQLWYIIREYISNSEERGVDAGDLISFMLELSFHVIGEAYNINTLTDFQRNIIKDLADLGLVKLQQGRKESWFIPTKLATNLSVSFTESSSRKEGFVVVETNFRVYAYSTSKLHCEILRLFSRVEYQLPNLIVGAITKETLYNAFDNGITADQIVSFLRQNAHPRVAQRIPAVPDNVTDQIRLWESDINRVEMTEAYYYDEFPSRDVFEGACDCAREWNGLLWEDSKKMHLVVKSEVHSYVRDFLRRQK; translated from the exons TGAAGCTTGATAAACTCTACGAGAATGGATTCATCTGCGAAGCTATTCTCAG GTCACTTCCGCCTCTTGCGAAGAAATATGTCTTACAGCTGCTGCATATTGATGGAGCAGTCTTAGCTAGATTGTTTGCAGAATGGGTGTTGCCAGATGGACTTTCAAAGCACAAAGTTGCCATTGATAGATTGGTTCAATTGAGACTTTTCGTTGAAGCTCTTGATAG CAGGAAGAACGAAAAAACTTACAAACTTAATTCAACATATCAGAGAAGTCTCCAGCAACTTTTAGTACATGG CGGAACTTTGCCGAGGGAATCGATGCCTTCTAATATTACTGTGAGGCTCCCGACCTTAGAGGATCTTGAGACTTATGCTCTGGAACAATGGGAG TGTTTCTTGTTGCAACTTATAAGCCCAAGTCATGCTGACAAGACCTTAAATATAAGCTCTTCTTTGATGAAAGTTTTCCAGCGGCGTCTCCTGAGTCAGAG AGACAGAGAAGCTCCAAAATTAACTGAAAGTGGTTTCCAGTTTTTG CTTATGGATACAAATGCACAGCTTTGGTACATCATCAGAGAATATATATCTAATTCTGAG GAAAGAGGTGTTGATGCAGGTGACTTGATCTCATTCATGCTTGAGCTTAGTTTTCATGTAATTGGGGAG GCATACAATATAAACACATTGACTGATTTCCAGAGGAACATAATTAAGGACCTAGCAGACCTTGGGCTGGTCAAACTTCAACAG GGCAGAAAAGAAAGTTGGTTTATACCAACGAAATTGGCAACAAATCTTTCAGTGAGCTTTACCGAATCATCATCAAGAAAGGAG GGATTTGTTGTTGTGGAAACAAATTTTAGAGTTTATGCTTATTCGACTTCAAAATTACATTGTGAGATATTGCGGCTATTCTCAAG GGTAGAGTATCAGCTTCCAAATCTTATTGTTGGAGCTATTACAAAAGAAACTTTGTATAACGCTTTTGACAATGGCATTACAGCAGACCAG ATAGTCAGTTTCCTTCGGCAGAATGCCCATCCTCGTGTTGCACAGAGGATACCAGCTGTGCCGGACAATGTCACAGATCAG ATTAGGCTGTGGGAATCAGATATAAACAGAGTTGAGATGACAGAAGCATATTATTATGACGAGTTCCCATCCAGG GATGTATTTGAAGGTGCGTGTGACTGTGCCAGAGAATGGAATGGTTTATTATGGGAAGATTCAAAGAAGATGCATTTGGTGGTTAAGTCTGAGGTTCATTCTTACGTGCGGGATTTTTTACGCCGCCAAAAGTAG
- the LOC127105271 gene encoding general transcription and DNA repair factor IIH subunit TFB2 isoform X2 translates to MPEVRIIAKNFMDMVASMPAMKLDKLYENGFICEAILRSLPPLAKKYVLQLLHIDGAVLARLFAEWVLPDGLSKHKVAIDRLVQLRLFVEALDRKNEKTYKLNSTYQRSLQQLLVHGGTLPRESMPSNITVRLPTLEDLETYALEQWECFLLQLISPSHADKTLNISSSLMKVFQRRLLSQRDREAPKLTESGFQFLLMDTNAQLWYIIREYISNSEERGVDAGDLISFMLELSFHVIGEAYNINTLTDFQRNIIKDLADLGLVKLQQGRKESWFIPTKLATNLSVSFTESSSRKEGFVVVETNFRVYAYSTSKLHCEILRLFSRVEYQLPNLIVGAITKETLYNAFDNGITADQIVSFLRQNAHPRVAQRIPAVPDNVTDQIRLWESDINRVEMTEAYYYDEFPSRDVFEGACDCAREWNGLLWEDSKKMHLVVKSEVHSYVRDFLRRQK, encoded by the exons TGAAGCTTGATAAACTCTACGAGAATGGATTCATCTGCGAAGCTATTCTCAG GTCACTTCCGCCTCTTGCGAAGAAATATGTCTTACAGCTGCTGCATATTGATGGAGCAGTCTTAGCTAGATTGTTTGCAGAATGGGTGTTGCCAGATGGACTTTCAAAGCACAAAGTTGCCATTGATAGATTGGTTCAATTGAGACTTTTCGTTGAAGCTCTTGATAG GAAGAACGAAAAAACTTACAAACTTAATTCAACATATCAGAGAAGTCTCCAGCAACTTTTAGTACATGG CGGAACTTTGCCGAGGGAATCGATGCCTTCTAATATTACTGTGAGGCTCCCGACCTTAGAGGATCTTGAGACTTATGCTCTGGAACAATGGGAG TGTTTCTTGTTGCAACTTATAAGCCCAAGTCATGCTGACAAGACCTTAAATATAAGCTCTTCTTTGATGAAAGTTTTCCAGCGGCGTCTCCTGAGTCAGAG AGACAGAGAAGCTCCAAAATTAACTGAAAGTGGTTTCCAGTTTTTG CTTATGGATACAAATGCACAGCTTTGGTACATCATCAGAGAATATATATCTAATTCTGAG GAAAGAGGTGTTGATGCAGGTGACTTGATCTCATTCATGCTTGAGCTTAGTTTTCATGTAATTGGGGAG GCATACAATATAAACACATTGACTGATTTCCAGAGGAACATAATTAAGGACCTAGCAGACCTTGGGCTGGTCAAACTTCAACAG GGCAGAAAAGAAAGTTGGTTTATACCAACGAAATTGGCAACAAATCTTTCAGTGAGCTTTACCGAATCATCATCAAGAAAGGAG GGATTTGTTGTTGTGGAAACAAATTTTAGAGTTTATGCTTATTCGACTTCAAAATTACATTGTGAGATATTGCGGCTATTCTCAAG GGTAGAGTATCAGCTTCCAAATCTTATTGTTGGAGCTATTACAAAAGAAACTTTGTATAACGCTTTTGACAATGGCATTACAGCAGACCAG ATAGTCAGTTTCCTTCGGCAGAATGCCCATCCTCGTGTTGCACAGAGGATACCAGCTGTGCCGGACAATGTCACAGATCAG ATTAGGCTGTGGGAATCAGATATAAACAGAGTTGAGATGACAGAAGCATATTATTATGACGAGTTCCCATCCAGG GATGTATTTGAAGGTGCGTGTGACTGTGCCAGAGAATGGAATGGTTTATTATGGGAAGATTCAAAGAAGATGCATTTGGTGGTTAAGTCTGAGGTTCATTCTTACGTGCGGGATTTTTTACGCCGCCAAAAGTAG
- the LOC127101527 gene encoding uncharacterized protein LOC127101527 — protein sequence MIPQQWASPCGKQCTNKYAALTKLPWRVFCKKGCDSDGDTWEECLEDCNQLCYKDPVLKDQKWSAYIDRSPGSASYSEECFHACVSGCGYKFEVKPDEADKVSPNRPMKPEPQSVQKPKRKPVDHIHPPDMPDTSA from the exons ATGATACCGCAGCAATGGGCGTCTCCATGCGGAAAACAATGCACCAATAAATACGCAGCCCTCACCAAACTTCCAT GGCGAGTTTTCTGCAAAAAAGGATGTGATTCAGATGGAGACACATGGGAGGAAT GTTTGGAGGACTGTAATCAACTATGCTACAAAGATCCTGTACTAAAGGACCAAAAATGGAGTGCTTATATTGATCGTTCTCCTGGATCTGCCAGTTATTCAGAG GAATGTTTCCATGCTTGTGTATCTGGCTGCGGTTACAAG TTTGAAGTTAAACCAGATGAGGCTGATAAAGTCAGTCCCAACAGGCCAATGAAGCCTGAGCCTCAGTCTGTTCAGAAGCCGAAGCGAAAACCTGTAGATCACATCCACCCGCCTGATATGCCAGATACTTCTGCATAG